The DNA sequence CTTTAGAAACTTACCACCAAAAGAATGCGCAAAATGTGGAGATAACATCGAAGAAATGGCTGATTGCTATAACCATGAATGTGAAGATTGTGAAGCTGAAATTCATTAAATAGAAGTACCCGTTTTCATAGTGAGAACGGGTACTATTTTATATAGTGTATATAGTGTGTATCAATAACCGTCATTCTCAATTGACGGTTATTTTTTTAACAGTATAAAATAAAAAGGGGGGATATAAAATGATTATTACTGAAACCGAATCTCATTACACCTTCATTCAGCAGCATGATCATGCAGTTATTTCTGGAAAGCTATCTAAAGAGTGGAATGATACATATTTATTAGGAAGAGAGAAAAGAATGTCGGTAGAGTTAGCGATTCAGCAACATGACGCTTGTTGGAAAACATTAGATTTAGAGCCACTATTTTCTGAAGAAATACAGGAGCCTCTCTCGTTTATCAATTATCCGCTTGAAGTGAAAATTGCAGCATATAGAAAAGGGATTGATGAAATGTATGGAGAGGACAAGTATGCCGCTTTGTTAATAAGTAAGCACTATAGTAGCTTTTTCACTGGAAATTTAAGCAACAGTGGGCGTGAATTCAAAAATCATGAACTTAGAAGACAAAAGCTGTTGTGTAATGAACTTCAAATTCATGAGCCCAAAGTATTAGATGAGCATTTTCGTTTACTTCAGCTATGTGACAATTTATCACTCTATTTATGTATGAATGAATGGGGAGTGGAAAAGGAAAAAGAAATAAGCTGGTTTAAAGAGGGGTTTCCTCAGCGAATTCCCCCTGCAAAGAAGGAAAAAATGAGAGCCCGTTGGATAAACAAAACTACAGTAGTTATTTCCCCTTTCCCGTTTAAGAAAGAGTGTATAACGGTTGTAATACCTTATAAAAAAATCCCAAAATCAAACTACTCAAAAGCTCATTTTAAGGAAATATATATCAATAATAAACTGGAGTATCATACAGTAAAGATTATTGCATATAACAACATATAATATCTCTTTTAATAACAATCGCATAAAAAAA is a window from the Evansella cellulosilytica DSM 2522 genome containing:
- the yhfH gene encoding protein YhfH: MIMSSTEFFRNLPPKECAKCGDNIEEMADCYNHECEDCEAEIH
- a CDS encoding DUF3891 family protein; the encoded protein is MIITETESHYTFIQQHDHAVISGKLSKEWNDTYLLGREKRMSVELAIQQHDACWKTLDLEPLFSEEIQEPLSFINYPLEVKIAAYRKGIDEMYGEDKYAALLISKHYSSFFTGNLSNSGREFKNHELRRQKLLCNELQIHEPKVLDEHFRLLQLCDNLSLYLCMNEWGVEKEKEISWFKEGFPQRIPPAKKEKMRARWINKTTVVISPFPFKKECITVVIPYKKIPKSNYSKAHFKEIYINNKLEYHTVKIIAYNNI